The Rhineura floridana isolate rRhiFlo1 chromosome 8, rRhiFlo1.hap2, whole genome shotgun sequence genome includes a region encoding these proteins:
- the INTS13 gene encoding integrator complex subunit 13 isoform X3, producing the protein MAEQPATSQATKPKQSKPAKHKHTKAVAKTKHLSSHSTTKRAHYVSVPVSEEAGQEQLTNLFHSPTASSEEDFAGFPDQPAASHHPPILPPRAHSSSQPAELHIPLPLQALPSNTLGPQLSHEFISQLQDMLAFYTQTQPQSPAPAVPQRSVDHHVRNETDPSCSPNPFDIARGRFVDDASCGEDPPFATQAEGVEWSDQSEQEEDTSYRLFDALDYQPLARRVLNTLGLQSTQPAAATPAIKGARVLKSPTPAEHYLPVPDPIAKLAKDKWSHPLQTCRFNALVDRLYFLAPDFTSRPAVPGIDEPISSLVSISLLPREGDSHLKDATERRLDFALRKNHEATAFSMRASASASIFSRAAMMWLDDLLDDPNPDPVSLRRSLMKLRKTAAFVADATFDTNQLEAQAMAAQVVARWTLWLRHWQADSTARVNLSRAPYSSSLLFGEEALKAVLVDPKDARKPVLATVRNVDRRPFRGFTSYRTTQPFRGMRPGGRGRDFRTYDFRPSRGVWNRRFPGRGLRLASQFRQKPSPTNPTPTTSRGDVGHPAGDGVPVSRPHNCYHRHLMVSDAPRNRRRHASSQGSRNVGVHHPYCAMGSSSYSPTPVGFVAVSAGHCQVKSSSNSLEPRTASFIPLVDEGPTSHPGHSVQRTPQDCYHHRCQSPRLGSPLQLPVRSGGLDHIRADSEHQLAGTEGCL; encoded by the exons atggcggaacagccagcgacatctcaggcaaccaagcctaaacaatctaagccagccaagcacaagcacaccaaagcggttgccaaaactaaacatctgtccagccacagcacaaccaagcgggcACACTACGTCTCTGTTCCGGTTTCTGAGGAGGCAGGCCAGGAACAGTTAACAAATCTCTTTCATTCTCCGACTGCATcctccgaggaggactttgcagggtttcctgaccagccagcagccagccaccatcctcccatattaccacctagGGCTCATTCATCTTCCCAACCTGCTGAACTGCACATACCGTTGCCTCTCCAAGCACTACCATCTAACACACTggggccgcagctgtctcatgagttcatatcacaactacaagacatgctggCGTTCTACACTCAAACACAGCCACAGTCACCAGCCCCCGCCGTTCCTCAGCGGAGTGTGGACCACCATGTGCGCAATGAGACAGATCCCTCCTGCTCTCCGaatccttttgacattgccaggggcaggtttgttgatgacgcTTCTTGTGGGGAGGATCCACCATTTGCTACTCAAGCCGAAGGAGTCGAATGGAGTGATCAGTCGGAACAggaggaggatacatcttatcgcctgtttgatgccttagattatcagccccttgctcgcagagtattgaacacccttggtctccaatctacacaacctgcagctgccactcccgctattaaaggggccagggtcttgaaatcccccacaccagcagagcactaccttcctgtgccagatcctattgctaaGCTGGCCAAGGacaaatggtctcatccattacaaACATGCCGTTTTAACGCCCTTGTGGACAGACTTTACTTTTTGGCTCCGGACTTTACAAGCAGAccggccgtccctggcatagatgagccgatctccagtctagtctctatatcccttttgccgagggaaggagattcacatttaaaggacgccactgagcggaggttggactttgccttacgcaagaaccatgaggccaccgctttctccatgcgagcctctgcatcagcttccatcttttccagggcagcaatgatgtggttggatgacctcttagatgatcctaatcctgatcctgtctctctgaggaggtcactgatgaaattgcgcaagacagcggcgtttgtggctgatgccaccttcgACACAAATCAGCTGGAAGCAcaagctatggcagctcaggtagtcgctcggtggaccctctggcttcgtcactggcaagcggactctacagccagagttaatttatcaagggcaccttattccagctcattactcttcggcgaggaagccctaaaggcagtgcttgttgaccccaaggatgctcgaaagcctgtcttggccactgtcaggaacgttGATCGCAGGCCTTTCAGAGGTTTCACCTCATaccgcacgacccagccctttcgaggaatgcggcccgggggacgaggccgcgatttccgaACCTATGATTTCCGTCCCTCCAGGGGagtctggaacagacgtttcccaggcagag gcctacggctggctagtcaatttcgacaaaagccatctccaaccaacccaacacctacaacatctaggggtgatgttggacaccctgcaggcgacggtgttcctgtctccagaccgcataactgctatcacagacatctcatggtctctgatgcaccacgcaaccgcagacgtcatgcttctagccagggctctcggaatgttggtgtccaccatccatattgtgccatgggctcgagctcatactcgccaactccagtgggctttgttgccgtttcagcaggacattgccaggtcaaatcatcaagcaattcccttgagccccgcactgcgtctttcattccgttggtggacgagggtccaacatctcacccagggcactccgttcagagaaccccgcaggactgttatcaccacagatgccagtctcctcggctggggagtccactgcaactcccagttcgttcagggggtttggaccacatcagagcagactcagagcatcaattggctggaactgaaggctgtctgtga